Proteins encoded together in one Bacteroides zoogleoformans window:
- a CDS encoding IS982 family transposase, with the protein MITESKITEIFCMADDFCKFFDTMMAKYTLKPLKKRKYHRDSTMSKAEIMLIMILFHDSGYRCLKHFYLEKVCGHLRHLFPEVVSYNRFVELEREVAIPLALFIKKVLLGKCTGISFVDSTPLRVCRNQRIHIHKVFKGIAQRGKCSMGWFFGFKLHLICNEKGELLNFMITPGDIDDRKPLEYKDFVKFIYGKLVGDKGYISKRLFQRLFVDGIQLITKLKSNMKGALMSVSDKLLLRKRAIIETVNDELKNIAQVEHSRHRCFENFIVNLLGAIAAYCLFPKKPCINVKRTFDTQLALL; encoded by the coding sequence ATGATCACCGAGAGCAAAATTACAGAAATATTTTGTATGGCAGACGACTTCTGCAAGTTTTTTGATACAATGATGGCAAAATACACGCTAAAACCGCTCAAGAAGAGAAAATATCATCGTGACAGCACGATGTCAAAGGCGGAAATCATGCTTATCATGATTCTCTTCCACGACTCCGGCTACCGCTGTCTGAAACATTTCTATCTTGAAAAGGTGTGCGGGCATCTGCGCCATCTGTTTCCCGAAGTTGTATCGTACAACCGTTTCGTGGAATTGGAAAGAGAAGTTGCCATTCCTCTTGCACTGTTCATCAAGAAAGTACTTCTTGGGAAATGTACTGGTATCAGCTTCGTCGATAGCACTCCCCTGCGTGTCTGCAGGAATCAGCGTATCCATATCCATAAGGTGTTCAAAGGTATAGCGCAAAGGGGAAAATGCTCCATGGGCTGGTTCTTCGGATTTAAATTGCATCTGATTTGCAATGAGAAGGGAGAGCTGCTCAACTTCATGATAACACCCGGTGACATTGACGACCGCAAGCCTTTGGAATACAAGGACTTTGTGAAATTCATATACGGCAAGTTGGTTGGGGATAAGGGATATATAAGCAAGAGGCTCTTCCAACGGCTGTTCGTGGACGGAATACAGCTTATTACCAAGTTGAAAAGCAACATGAAGGGTGCGCTGATGAGCGTTTCCGACAAACTGCTGCTCAGGAAGAGGGCTATCATTGAGACTGTGAATGATGAACTCAAGAACATTGCGCAAGTGGAACACTCCAGGCATAGATGCTTTGAGAATTTCATCGTCAATTTATTGGGGGCTATTGCCGCATACTGCTTGTTTCCAAAGAAGCCGTGCATCAATGTAAAAAGAACATTTGATACGCAGCTTGCGTTATTATGA
- the xseA gene encoding exodeoxyribonuclease VII large subunit — MNQSNDPPLSMEEGTGGRGFLSLFDLNALVRSCMEQCLPDEYWVQAELSDVRTNSTGHCYLEFIQKDARGKNLIAKARGTIWANVFRLLKPYFEETTGRELASGIKVLVLVTVSFHELYGYTLTVQDIDPTYTLGDMARRRREILNQLEEEGVLTLNKELEMPLLPQRIAVISSSTAAGYGDFCHQLENNPRNFFFYTELFPALMQGDRVEDTVLSALDKINARMDEFDVVVIIRGGGATSDLSGFDTYLLAAACAQFPLPIITGIGHERDDTVIDSVAHSRVKTPTAAAEFLIDRMGDAADGLDILAARLQEGARSLLERERRKIIGYKNRIPAVVYRTLSSGRLSLITLRKDLISSLRGRLSGERHRLELLQQRLKDASPEHLLARGYSITLKDGKVVKDFKQVQEGDEIVTRIYQGELLSVVKASKKRRNTVGI, encoded by the coding sequence ATGAACCAAAGTAATGATCCCCCCCTCTCTATGGAGGAGGGGACAGGAGGGAGAGGCTTCCTCTCTCTCTTCGACCTGAATGCCCTGGTGCGTAGCTGCATGGAACAATGCCTGCCCGATGAATATTGGGTGCAGGCAGAGCTGAGCGACGTGCGCACCAACAGTACGGGGCATTGTTACCTGGAGTTCATACAAAAAGATGCTCGTGGCAAAAACTTAATAGCCAAAGCAAGGGGTACGATCTGGGCGAATGTCTTCCGCTTGTTGAAGCCCTATTTCGAGGAGACTACGGGGCGGGAGCTCGCTTCCGGCATCAAAGTACTGGTGCTGGTTACGGTCAGTTTTCATGAACTCTATGGATATACTCTTACCGTACAAGATATTGACCCTACCTATACTTTGGGAGATATGGCTCGCCGTCGCAGGGAAATCTTGAATCAGCTTGAAGAAGAAGGTGTCCTGACGCTGAACAAGGAATTGGAGATGCCGCTGCTCCCACAGCGCATTGCCGTCATATCTTCTTCTACGGCAGCAGGTTACGGCGACTTCTGTCACCAATTGGAGAACAATCCCCGCAACTTTTTCTTTTATACCGAACTGTTCCCTGCCTTGATGCAGGGCGACCGTGTGGAAGACACCGTATTGTCGGCTCTTGATAAAATAAATGCCCGTATGGACGAGTTCGATGTAGTGGTCATTATTCGTGGTGGAGGTGCGACATCCGACCTTTCCGGTTTTGATACCTACCTGCTTGCCGCAGCTTGTGCGCAGTTTCCGCTACCTATCATTACCGGTATAGGTCACGAACGGGATGATACGGTAATTGATTCCGTAGCCCATAGCCGCGTGAAGACCCCTACTGCTGCCGCCGAATTTCTGATAGACCGTATGGGCGATGCCGCCGATGGACTGGATATACTTGCCGCTCGTTTGCAAGAAGGAGCAAGAAGCCTGTTGGAGCGGGAACGGCGTAAAATCATCGGTTACAAAAATCGGATTCCTGCTGTCGTCTACCGTACCCTCTCGTCCGGACGTCTTTCTCTGATTACTTTGCGCAAAGACCTCATTTCGTCGCTTCGAGGGCGTTTGTCTGGCGAACGGCATCGTCTGGAGTTGTTGCAACAACGTTTAAAGGATGCCTCGCCGGAACACCTCTTGGCGCGAGGCTACAGCATTACGCTGAAAGATGGAAAGGTGGTGAAAGACTTCAAACAAGTACAAGAAGGGGATGAAATAGTAACCCGTATCTATCAGGGCGAATTGCTGTCTGTTGTAAAGGCATCCAAGAAAAGAAGAAATACAGTGGGAATATAA
- a CDS encoding BlaI/MecI/CopY family transcriptional regulator, whose product MEKLTIQEEEVMLYIWELDSCFVKDIVAQYPQPAPPYTTVASIVKNLERKQYVRPTRVGNTYRYTPLIRESEYKRTFMSSFVRNYFENSYKEMVSFFAKEQKISANDLKDIITMIEKGKE is encoded by the coding sequence ATGGAAAAATTAACGATACAAGAAGAAGAAGTGATGCTGTACATCTGGGAGCTGGACAGTTGCTTCGTAAAAGACATTGTTGCCCAATATCCGCAACCGGCACCTCCCTACACCACCGTGGCCTCCATCGTGAAGAATCTGGAACGGAAGCAGTACGTCCGCCCCACCCGTGTAGGAAACACCTACCGATACACGCCCCTGATTCGCGAAAGCGAGTACAAACGTACGTTCATGAGCAGCTTCGTGCGCAACTATTTTGAAAACTCTTATAAAGAAATGGTATCTTTCTTTGCCAAAGAGCAGAAGATTTCGGCCAACGACCTGAAAGATATCATCACTATGATAGAGAAAGGAAAAGAATAA
- a CDS encoding TlpA family protein disulfide reductase: MKHLHFILAGLLIGISCSLHARNRVIERPPFLVRNTTSIEVSKVVLSDTATVLHIYAKYRPKYWIKIGPNSYLQDNNGETYPLRSGIGITAGKEFWMPESGEAEFQLVFPPLPEGVTSVDFSEDKEVENGFSIWGIQLKGNKLPKQVLPPNAIVHKADAKAELPQPTLRYGKATLTGKLLDFRPGMKSSFKVVVQENWKGDVSGITLDINPDGSFSKEMTLLGTTPCSIYTDQGSEIYFFMEPGKTTEVYLNQRELTRRSSKFHNEEKPYGEPAYINGPLQLVAQELNRYQSGESMMTRLYQSSAVFADKDIDAAKEYILKVSDEAQSDIDKLPCSASTRQLLSINNRLETYSMLVFVPNLLTSSALHANRIKEKDAQDFYQQLQQKIPAEYIPYSDLALLNVPQSVLSSQYHNAAIRYIHKRNELAKAWGTDKGIFFDIARNVSFYWNIKDFTPLTDAQKDTLATMPGAYREMLTAANDELLAQIEANKEKTGYVINQVDENVGNEDLFASIIGRYKGKVLLVDFWATWCGPCRMANKAIAPMKEELKAEDIVYLYITGETSPLNTWKNMIPDIHGEHFRVTEDQWKFLREQHEVKGVPTYLIIDREGSVKFRSTGFPGVAKMKEELLKAVKQEEGKKG; this comes from the coding sequence ATGAAACATTTACATTTCATCTTAGCAGGTCTGCTGATAGGTATCAGTTGCAGCCTGCACGCCCGAAACCGGGTAATCGAGCGACCGCCGTTCCTTGTCAGAAACACCACTTCCATCGAAGTAAGCAAAGTCGTTCTCAGCGACACGGCCACCGTGCTCCACATCTATGCCAAATACCGTCCCAAGTATTGGATTAAGATTGGTCCGAACAGCTATTTGCAAGACAACAACGGCGAGACTTATCCGCTGCGTTCGGGCATCGGCATCACAGCCGGTAAGGAGTTCTGGATGCCCGAATCGGGCGAGGCGGAATTTCAACTCGTATTTCCTCCCTTGCCCGAGGGCGTAACGTCCGTCGACTTCAGCGAAGACAAGGAAGTAGAAAACGGCTTCAGCATCTGGGGCATTCAGTTGAAAGGAAACAAACTGCCGAAACAGGTTCTTCCTCCAAACGCAATCGTGCACAAAGCCGACGCAAAAGCCGAGTTGCCCCAACCGACCCTTCGATACGGAAAAGCCACGCTGACAGGGAAACTGCTCGACTTCCGCCCCGGCATGAAGAGCTCTTTCAAAGTAGTAGTGCAGGAAAATTGGAAAGGAGATGTATCGGGAATAACGCTGGATATCAACCCCGACGGAAGTTTCAGTAAGGAAATGACGCTGCTCGGAACAACTCCTTGCAGCATCTATACAGACCAGGGAAGCGAAATCTACTTCTTCATGGAACCGGGCAAGACGACGGAGGTGTACCTCAACCAGCGCGAGTTGACCCGCCGCAGCTCCAAATTCCACAACGAAGAGAAGCCTTACGGAGAGCCGGCATACATCAACGGCCCGTTGCAACTCGTGGCACAGGAACTGAACCGTTATCAGTCCGGTGAAAGCATGATGACGAGATTATATCAAAGCAGTGCCGTCTTCGCAGACAAAGACATTGATGCTGCAAAGGAATATATCCTCAAAGTGTCCGACGAAGCACAGTCTGACATCGACAAGTTGCCTTGCAGCGCTTCCACCCGCCAACTGCTCTCCATCAACAACCGATTAGAGACATACAGCATGCTTGTCTTCGTGCCCAATCTGCTGACATCATCCGCCCTGCACGCCAACCGCATCAAAGAGAAAGACGCCCAAGACTTTTATCAGCAACTGCAACAAAAGATTCCCGCCGAGTATATACCTTATTCCGACCTCGCACTGCTGAATGTACCCCAATCCGTTCTTTCAAGCCAATACCATAATGCGGCAATCAGATACATCCATAAACGTAACGAACTGGCCAAAGCGTGGGGGACAGACAAGGGCATCTTCTTCGACATAGCCCGCAACGTCTCTTTCTATTGGAATATCAAAGATTTCACTCCGCTCACCGATGCGCAAAAAGACACCCTTGCCACGATGCCCGGCGCCTACCGCGAAATGCTGACTGCCGCCAATGACGAACTGCTTGCCCAAATAGAAGCCAACAAAGAAAAGACGGGCTATGTCATCAACCAAGTGGATGAGAACGTCGGCAATGAAGACTTGTTTGCCTCCATCATCGGCAGATATAAAGGAAAAGTTCTGCTGGTGGACTTCTGGGCCACCTGGTGCGGACCGTGCCGTATGGCCAACAAAGCCATAGCCCCCATGAAAGAGGAACTGAAAGCCGAAGACATCGTATATCTGTACATCACCGGCGAAACCTCTCCGCTGAATACTTGGAAAAACATGATTCCGGACATACACGGCGAACACTTCCGCGTAACCGAAGACCAATGGAAATTCCTGCGGGAACAACATGAAGTGAAAGGAGTGCCGACTTACCTCATCATAGACCGTGAAGGAAGCGTCAAGTTCAGATCCACAGGCTTCCCCGGAGTGGCCAAAATGAAGGAAGAGTTGCTGAAAGCAGTAAAGCAAGAGGAAGGGAAAAAGGGGTAA
- the trmB gene encoding tRNA (guanosine(46)-N7)-methyltransferase TrmB, which produces MGKGKLAKFADMASYPHVFECPYSAVFDIPFDLRGKWGESFFGNDRPIVLELGCGRGEYTVGLGKLFPEKNFIGVDIKGARMWSGATEALQTGMKNVAFLRTNIEIIDRFFAPGEVSEIWLTFSDPQMKKATKRLTSTFFMERYRKFLKDGGWIHLKTDSNFMFTYTKYMIERNGLPVDVMTDDLYHAGMADEILSIRTYYEQQWLDRGLTIKYIKFRLPQTGELQEPEVEIELDEYRSYNRSKRSGLQTSK; this is translated from the coding sequence ATGGGGAAAGGTAAATTGGCGAAGTTTGCCGATATGGCAAGTTATCCGCATGTATTTGAATGCCCGTATTCGGCCGTTTTCGATATTCCGTTTGATTTAAGAGGTAAGTGGGGCGAGTCATTCTTCGGGAATGACCGTCCCATTGTTTTGGAATTGGGATGCGGACGCGGCGAATACACCGTGGGATTGGGAAAGCTGTTTCCGGAGAAGAATTTCATCGGAGTGGATATAAAAGGAGCCCGCATGTGGTCAGGGGCTACGGAAGCATTGCAGACTGGCATGAAGAATGTGGCCTTTCTGCGCACGAACATTGAGATTATCGATCGTTTCTTTGCACCGGGCGAGGTCAGTGAAATCTGGCTTACTTTCTCCGACCCGCAGATGAAGAAAGCCACCAAGAGGCTGACCTCTACGTTCTTTATGGAGCGTTACCGCAAGTTCTTGAAGGACGGCGGATGGATTCATCTGAAGACGGACAGTAATTTCATGTTCACCTATACCAAGTACATGATAGAACGCAACGGCCTGCCCGTTGATGTGATGACCGACGACTTGTATCATGCGGGAATGGCCGACGAGATACTAAGTATCAGAACCTATTATGAACAACAATGGCTCGATCGTGGTTTAACTATCAAATATATCAAGTTCCGTCTGCCGCAAACGGGCGAGTTGCAAGAACCCGAAGTGGAGATTGAGCTGGACGAATACCGCAGTTACAACCGCAGTAAGCGTAGCGGACTGCAAACCTCTAAATGA
- a CDS encoding M56 family metallopeptidase, with the protein MLAYFLKVNVAIAIFYAFYRLFFYKDTFFGWRRATLLCFFVISAAVPLLNIQAWITAQEPMAAMADLYANVILPEFTIGAQPVATGRSIHATDYIGILYGGIAALLAMRIVIQIIGISRLACQCHRARIGNANVFVLRKAGGPFSFFHWIFIHPSSHTEEELNEILTHEQTHARQWHSIDVVIGELACALCWFNPFVWLMKREVRTNLEYMADARVLENGYDSKAYQYHLLGLSHQKAAATIYNNFNVLPLKKRIKMMNKKRTKEIGRTKYLMFLPLTALLMIVSNIETVARTTGRITAEIMEAVDIRTEQPATDIRMQENSSVLKVEQEDPDNRVFEVVDHMPEFPDGGMSGLMSYLSKNLKYPVKAQEANIQGRVVVGFIVEKDGSIAHTRIIRGVAPSLDAEALRVIGGMPKWKPGRQGTKVVRVKYTVPVTFSLGYGKNTKEYAPIGAPLEEVVATGYAPVKGTLKDEGTVFEVVEQMPEFPGGLPALMRFLSENIKYPLLAQKAGTQGRVSVRFVVDTEGNITNPEVVQGVDPLLDAEAIRVIAGMPKWKPGKQRGEVVNVRYALPIVFRLQGAKKDIPK; encoded by the coding sequence ATGTTAGCCTATTTTCTAAAAGTAAACGTAGCGATAGCAATCTTCTATGCTTTCTATCGGCTGTTCTTCTACAAAGACACATTCTTCGGTTGGCGTAGGGCGACACTGCTCTGTTTCTTCGTCATCTCCGCCGCCGTACCTTTGTTGAACATACAAGCGTGGATAACCGCGCAAGAGCCGATGGCAGCAATGGCAGACCTCTATGCCAACGTCATTCTGCCGGAATTTACAATAGGCGCCCAACCCGTTGCAACAGGCCGAAGCATCCATGCCACCGATTACATCGGCATCCTATACGGAGGAATAGCGGCGCTGCTGGCGATGCGCATCGTCATACAGATAATAGGCATCAGCCGCTTGGCCTGCCAATGCCACAGAGCAAGAATAGGCAACGCGAACGTCTTCGTGCTACGCAAGGCAGGAGGCCCATTCTCTTTCTTCCACTGGATTTTCATCCACCCCTCTTCGCATACCGAAGAAGAACTCAACGAGATACTGACCCACGAGCAGACGCACGCACGGCAATGGCACTCCATCGACGTCGTCATCGGCGAACTGGCATGCGCACTTTGCTGGTTCAACCCCTTTGTCTGGCTTATGAAGCGTGAAGTGCGCACCAATCTGGAATACATGGCCGATGCCCGGGTACTGGAGAACGGCTATGACTCCAAGGCTTATCAGTATCACTTGTTAGGTTTGTCTCATCAAAAGGCTGCAGCAACCATCTATAATAATTTCAATGTTTTACCCCTAAAAAAACGTATCAAGATGATGAACAAGAAAAGAACGAAAGAAATCGGAAGGACCAAATACCTGATGTTCCTTCCCTTGACAGCCTTACTTATGATTGTGAGCAACATCGAAACCGTGGCACGCACCACCGGACGGATTACCGCAGAAATCATGGAGGCCGTAGACATACGAACGGAGCAACCCGCAACGGATATTCGGATGCAGGAAAACTCCTCCGTGCTGAAAGTTGAACAGGAAGACCCCGACAACCGGGTTTTTGAAGTCGTAGACCACATGCCCGAATTTCCCGACGGCGGTATGTCCGGACTGATGAGCTATCTGAGCAAGAATCTCAAATATCCGGTAAAAGCACAGGAAGCCAATATTCAAGGCAGGGTTGTCGTGGGATTTATCGTAGAAAAGGACGGCAGTATCGCCCATACCAGAATTATCCGTGGTGTTGCCCCCTCTTTGGATGCGGAGGCACTGCGTGTAATCGGCGGCATGCCTAAGTGGAAGCCCGGCAGGCAGGGGACAAAAGTCGTACGGGTGAAGTACACCGTCCCAGTTACATTCTCATTAGGTTACGGCAAGAATACGAAAGAATATGCACCGATTGGCGCTCCCTTGGAAGAGGTTGTCGCAACGGGATATGCCCCCGTAAAAGGAACGCTGAAAGACGAAGGAACTGTTTTCGAAGTGGTAGAGCAGATGCCGGAATTTCCCGGCGGCTTGCCTGCACTGATGCGGTTCTTAAGCGAGAACATCAAATATCCCTTATTGGCACAGAAAGCCGGAACCCAAGGAAGAGTCTCCGTAAGATTTGTCGTAGACACGGAAGGAAACATCACCAATCCGGAGGTGGTGCAGGGAGTAGACCCACTGTTAGATGCCGAAGCAATCCGGGTAATAGCCGGCATGCCCAAGTGGAAACCCGGCAAGCAAAGAGGGGAAGTTGTGAATGTGCGATATGCACTGCCCATCGTGTTCCGCCTGCAAGGGGCAAAGAAAGATATTCCTAAATAA
- a CDS encoding branched-chain amino acid aminotransferase, producing the protein MKELDWANLPFGYMKTDYNVRIYYRNGQWGELETCSEETIPMHMAATCLHYGQEAFEGLKAFRGKDGKVRIFRLEENAARLQSTCRGILMPELSTERFREAVLKVVKLNERFIPPYESGASLYIRPLLVGTGAQVGVHPASEYLFVIFVTPVGPYFKGGFSTNPYVIIREFDRAAPHGTGTYKVGGNYAASLRANKKAHDLGYACEFYLDAKEKKYIDECGAANFFGIKDNTYITPKSTSILPSITNKSLMQLAEDMGMKVERRPVPEEELLTFEEAGACGTAAVISPIERIDDVENGKSYVIAKDGKPGPVCTKLYNKLRAIQYGDEPDTHGWVTVVE; encoded by the coding sequence ATGAAAGAACTGGATTGGGCTAATCTGCCGTTCGGGTATATGAAGACAGATTACAACGTGAGAATTTATTATCGTAACGGACAATGGGGCGAACTGGAAACTTGCAGCGAAGAGACTATCCCCATGCACATGGCTGCCACTTGCCTGCATTACGGTCAGGAGGCTTTCGAAGGCCTGAAGGCTTTCCGCGGTAAAGACGGCAAAGTGCGTATCTTCCGTCTGGAAGAGAATGCGGCCCGGTTGCAATCCACCTGTCGGGGCATTCTGATGCCGGAACTTTCTACGGAGCGCTTCAGGGAGGCTGTCTTGAAGGTGGTAAAGCTGAACGAGCGTTTTATTCCGCCATACGAGTCGGGCGCTTCCTTATATATCCGTCCGTTGCTGGTCGGCACCGGTGCACAGGTGGGCGTACATCCTGCCAGTGAGTATTTGTTCGTGATATTCGTTACGCCGGTGGGCCCTTACTTCAAGGGCGGGTTCTCGACCAATCCGTATGTTATTATCCGTGAGTTCGACCGTGCCGCGCCTCATGGAACCGGTACTTATAAAGTAGGCGGTAACTATGCGGCCAGTCTGCGTGCCAACAAGAAGGCGCACGACTTGGGCTATGCTTGCGAGTTCTATCTGGATGCCAAGGAGAAGAAATACATCGACGAGTGCGGCGCTGCCAACTTCTTCGGCATCAAGGACAATACATACATCACTCCGAAGTCCACTTCCATCCTGCCCTCCATTACGAACAAGAGCTTGATGCAGCTGGCCGAGGATATGGGCATGAAGGTGGAGCGTCGTCCCGTACCGGAAGAGGAATTGCTGACTTTCGAGGAGGCGGGCGCTTGTGGCACGGCAGCCGTCATCAGTCCCATCGAGCGCATCGACGATGTGGAGAACGGCAAGTCGTACGTCATCGCCAAAGACGGAAAGCCGGGGCCTGTTTGTACGAAGTTGTATAATAAGCTGCGTGCCATTCAGTATGGCGACGAACCCGATACACACGGCTGGGTGACTGTTGTGGAATAA
- the xseB gene encoding exodeoxyribonuclease VII small subunit, translated as MATKKKESYAQALARLEEIVNRMGNNELEIDELAEKIKEANEIIAFCSDKLTKADREIEKLLSEKRDSEE; from the coding sequence ATGGCTACAAAGAAAAAAGAGAGCTATGCCCAGGCCTTGGCACGCTTGGAAGAAATTGTCAATCGCATGGGCAATAACGAGCTGGAGATAGACGAACTGGCCGAAAAGATAAAAGAGGCCAATGAGATCATCGCATTTTGCAGTGATAAACTGACGAAAGCCGACCGGGAAATTGAAAAATTACTATCGGAGAAGCGGGATTCTGAAGAATAA
- a CDS encoding Mrp/NBP35 family ATP-binding protein, with the protein MKLYPKLILDALATVRYPGSGKNLVEAEMVADNLRIDGMAVSFSLTFEKPTDPFMKSMVKAAETAIHTYVSPEVEVSITTESRQTARPEVGKLLPGVKNVIAVSSGKGGVGKSTVAANLAVALAKMGYKVGLLDADIFGPSVPKMFQEEDAQPYSENIDGRDLIVPVEKYGLKLLSIGFFVKPDQATLWRGGMASNALKQLVGDAAWGELDYFILDTPPGTSDIHLTLLQTLAITGAVIVSTPQQVALADARKGVDMYTNDKVNVPILGLVENMAWFTPAELPENKYYIFGKEGCKQLAEELDVPLLGQIPIVQSICENGDKGTPVALDENSVTGRAFLQLAAAVVRQVDKRNVEMAPTQIVEK; encoded by the coding sequence ATGAAACTGTATCCTAAACTTATATTGGATGCGCTGGCAACAGTGCGCTATCCCGGTAGCGGGAAGAACTTGGTGGAGGCTGAGATGGTGGCCGATAATTTGCGTATCGACGGGATGGCAGTCAGCTTCTCATTGACATTCGAGAAACCCACAGACCCGTTCATGAAGTCGATGGTAAAGGCTGCCGAAACGGCCATCCATACGTATGTGTCTCCTGAAGTGGAAGTTTCCATTACAACCGAAAGTCGTCAGACGGCACGTCCGGAGGTGGGTAAGTTGCTGCCAGGGGTGAAGAACGTGATAGCCGTCTCCTCCGGTAAAGGAGGAGTTGGGAAATCCACGGTGGCAGCCAACCTCGCCGTTGCTTTGGCGAAGATGGGTTATAAAGTGGGCTTGCTGGATGCCGATATTTTCGGCCCTTCCGTTCCTAAGATGTTTCAGGAGGAAGATGCCCAACCTTATTCCGAGAACATCGACGGGCGCGATTTGATTGTTCCGGTTGAAAAGTATGGTCTGAAGTTGCTTTCCATCGGTTTCTTTGTGAAGCCCGATCAGGCTACCTTATGGCGTGGCGGCATGGCGAGCAATGCCTTGAAGCAGTTGGTGGGCGATGCTGCTTGGGGTGAATTGGATTATTTCATCCTCGATACTCCTCCGGGCACCAGCGATATTCATTTGACCTTGCTCCAAACGCTCGCCATTACGGGGGCCGTCATAGTGAGCACGCCCCAGCAGGTGGCGCTTGCCGATGCTCGTAAGGGAGTGGATATGTACACCAACGATAAGGTGAATGTTCCCATCTTGGGGCTGGTGGAAAATATGGCATGGTTTACGCCTGCCGAGTTGCCGGAGAATAAATATTATATCTTCGGTAAAGAGGGTTGCAAGCAACTGGCGGAAGAACTTGATGTACCCTTGCTGGGTCAGATTCCTATTGTGCAGAGCATTTGCGAAAACGGCGATAAAGGTACTCCGGTGGCTCTGGATGAAAATTCAGTAACCGGGCGTGCCTTCCTGCAACTGGCCGCCGCCGTTGTCCGTCAGGTGGATAAACGGAACGTGGAGATGGCACCGACGCAGATTGTAGAGAAATGA